From the genome of Pelmatolapia mariae isolate MD_Pm_ZW linkage group LG12, Pm_UMD_F_2, whole genome shotgun sequence, one region includes:
- the npffr2a gene encoding neuropeptide FF receptor 2a translates to MNEGLENNLTQLNDNWTFYNSSLESVIPRSNITYVGFYLHQPSTAAIFIVSYLLIFLVCMVGNGVVCFIVLRSKNMRTVTNLFILNLAVSDLLVGIFCMPTTLLDNIITGWPFGSLVCKMSGMVQGISVSASVFTLVAIAVDRFRCIVYPFKQKLTISTATLIIVIIWVLAISIMCPSGVMLQVTKEQTIRVLLGYDNKTIPFYWCRENWPNQDMRKIYTTVLFANIYLAPLSLIVIMYARIGITLFKTAVPTGGKPGHENRHTVSKKKQRVIKMLLIVALLFILSWLPLWTLMMLSDYARLTEQQYRIINIYIYPFAHWLAFFNSSVNPIIYGFFNENFRRGFQAVFKFSLCTADGQRRKTYSHRLQGNSVLPANNAQTCLEPISLNSLEKNSSRRLNHVTEQDLVMEDLEKASCSSGGVTAVSI, encoded by the exons ATGAACGAAGGACTTGAAAACAACTTGACTCAACTGAATGACAACTGGACTTTTTACAACTCCTCCTTGGAGTCTGTCATACCCAGGAGCAACATCACTTATGTTGGATTTTACCTGCACCAGCCATCCACGGCAGCCATCTTCATCGTGTCCTACCTGCTGATTTTCCTCGTGTGCATGGTGGGAAATGGAGTGGTGTGCTTCATCGTGCTGAGGAGCAAAAATATGCGGACTGTTACCAACTTGTTCATCCTAAACCTTGCCGTGAGTGACCTGCTGGTGGGGATTTTCTGCATGCCAACAACGCTTCTTGACAACATAATTACAG GATGGCCTTTCGGAAGCTTGGTCTGCAAAATGAGCGGCATGGTTCAAGGCATCTCTGTGTCAGCTTCTGTCTTCACGCTTGTTGCTATTGCTGTTGACAG ATTCAGATGCATCGTCTACCCATTCAAGCAAAAGCTGACCATCTCCACAGCCACGCTGATAATAGTTATCATCTGGGTTCTGGCCATATCCATCATGTGTCCCTCTGGGGTGATGCTACAAGTGACCAAGGAGCAAACCATCCGGGTGTTGCTGGGATATGATAACAAAACTATTCCTTTTTATTGGTGCAGAGAGAACTGGCCAAACCAAGACATGAGAAAGATTTACACCACAGTCCTGTTTGCCAACATCTATCTTGCCCCTCTCTCCCTCATTGTGATCATGTATGCCCGGATTGGGATTACGCTTTTCAAAACAGCAGTTCCAACGGGAGGAAAGCCGGGCCACGAGAACCGCCACACGGTGTCCAAGAAAAAGCAGCGCGTCATTAAAATGCTTCTGATAGTTGCTTTGCTCTTCATCCTGTCATGGCTGCCTCTGTGGACTCTCATGATGTTGAGCGACTACGCCAGGCTGACTGAGCAGCAGTACAggatcatcaacatttacaTCTACCCCTTTGCCCACTGGCTGGCCTTCTTCAACAGCAGCGTCAACCCCATCATCTACGGTTTCTTCAATGAGAATTTCCGCAGAGGCTTTCAAGCCGTGTTCAAGTTCAGCCTGTGCACAGCCGACGGCCAGCGGAGGAAAACCTACTCGCACAGGCTGCAGGGAAACTCTGTCCTCCCTGCGAATAATGCACAGACCTGCCTGGAACCCATCTCTCTCAACAGCTTGGAAAAGAACTCGTCCAGGCGACTCAACCACGTCACCGAGCAGGATTTGGTCATGGAGGACCTGGAAAAGGCATCTTGCAGTAGTGGGGGTGTGACTGCAGTGTCTATTTGa